From the candidate division WOR-3 bacterium genome, the window AATGAAACTATATCATCGTAAGTTATGTATATTCCCGAAATATTTCCAAGGATGGGAGGATTCTTTTTAGCTGTTTTTAGCAGCGAAGATAATGCTTTTTTGAATATTTTTTTGTCGCCTTTTTTTTTCAAAAATAAAACCCAGGCGTAATCGGCAAAAATTTTCAGATATATATTTTTGCCGATGGTTGCTTTAGCCCGTATTTTGTCGAAATCATCCTTGAGACCGCTTAGTTTGCCCGATTTCATTAAAATAAGCATTTTGTTTGTCCTGGCAACTATGTTTATGTGAGGATAGACTATGTCAGAAATTTTGATAGACCTTTCAATTTTTCTCAAAGCCTTTTCGAACAAGCCTTTTTCTGAGAGAAAAATAGCGTGGTTCATGGATAAATTTGCCAAAGTCCAATTGTAGCCTATCTTTTTAGAACATCTCAGGGCTTTTTTAATATAAAATACTGCTTTATCGATTTCCCCGAGCAAGAAATACGTTTCGGCAATATCGTTGAATAGGTATTCCATTGAATGATACTCTTTTACGAGTAGAGATGATTTTAAAAAATAATTCAGGGCGGATTGATAATCATTTTTTGCGTAAGCTATGAGACCTCTTCTGTGTAGGTAGTTGAATTGATTGTCTTTTTGCTTTGTTCTAACTTGATTTTTGCTAAATAAATCCAAATATTTTTCAGATTCTTCTATTTTACCCAACCTCCAATAGACGTCTGATAAAAGTATGTAAAGGAATTCTTTGTTTTGCCCTGAAGACAACAAAAGGGCTTTTTTGTAAGAGTATATGGATTTTTTCAAATCCATATTGAAAAAATGATAAAGCCCTATGGATTTATACAGTTCGTATAAAAGCAACAAATCGTTTTTCTTTTTTGCCCAAAGAAGGCATTTTTTCATACAGATGTCGTGGCCGCGGGTGTTGCCCTGGATGGAATAACTTTCCGCTTTTTTAAACAGAAGTTTATACATTTCATCTTCATTTTTTGCGAGTTGTTGAGCAAGTTCTATGTATTTCAAAGCTTTTTCCGGATGTTTTTCGTTTAAAGCGCTTTGGATACCTCTCATGTAAAGTGGAAAAGCATAGTCTTTTTTCCCCGCCATATGATAATGATAAGCTATTTCCCCGTTGAGTGTTTCTATGGATTCTTTGTCTTCGGAGAGAATTTTCGCGGTTTTAAGATGTATCGTCTTTCTCTCAAAAGAAACAACGGAATCTTGTAAAACCTCTCTAAAGAAAGGAATTTTAAAATTATAAATTCCTCTTCGCGTTTCCAATATTCCCTGAGCAGAAGATTGAGAAAGGTAAAGAGGTGTTTCAGGATCGCCAGTGAGTTTGGTTAAAATACTTTCGGAAAACGAATTTCCGACAATAGAGGCAGTTTTCAAAGTGTTTTTGATTTTTTTATCCATAGTGTTGAATTTAGCCATCGAGACGAGAGCGATATTTTCAGGGACCCTTCTCGGAATTTTTTTAAGAGAAGCCGAGAGTGCTGTTTTTTTGAGAAAAGAAAAATTTTCCAAGTAGTTTATCAACATTGAGGAGAAAAGAGGATTGCCTTTTGTAATATTGACAATGTAATGAAGCAGAGGTTTTTCAATTCTTTTGACACCCATCTCTTTTGATAGCAGTTCAGATGTGTTTTTAAAACCGAATGGTTTTAGCTTAATTCTGGCGAATTTTTCAATATCGAAAGCAGATCTCGAAGTAATTATTATAATACTTCCGCTTTTTTCAACAAAATCCATAAGTTTGTCCAAAAGAAGCAAGTCAATGCTTTTCATATCGGCGTCGTCTATGAGAAGGGCGAATGGAATTTTCGATTTTAGAGCGTTTGCTATCCTGTCGGAATATATACCGATTCTTGAGGCCTGGGAAATGGAAGAAATATTTGGCAAATCCGCAGAGTACCGGATCTGATGGATGATTTCTTCCGACAAAAAAACAGGTGAATCGTCCCTTTTTTTTACGGCGAGTATCACGTTGTAATCAGCCAAAAGAAAATTTTTAATCTTTTCCAAGAAAGCTGTTTTGCCTATGCCTTGTTCTCCGGTAATTTGAATGGCGGATTGGTTTTCCCGAATCAAATCTTTTGCTTGATTCAATTCATTAATCCTGTCTACAAAGAACATCTTTTTTTCTTTGATTCCCTCCAATCGGTAGTAGTTTAATTTATCCGGATACTTGGGGATTGACGTTTTTTTGAATCTTGTGAATTTGACTTTTGATGGCAGAAGATTCTTGAATTTTTCAGAAAACAATATTTCGTTTTCTGTTGCTATTCTCGTGAGCCTTTCTGAAAGATTTATGTCGTCACCGATGGCCAAAAATTTGGATTGATCTTCCACGTTTAAAGTTCCCGTGTAAGCGTAACCGGCAGAAATACCAATTCTGGAATTGTTTGAATTTAGCTGATCTGATTTGAGAATTTTTTTTGCGCAAAAAAGTATGTTTTCAAAAGATGTGTCGTTATCAGTTCTATGCCCGAACAATATCAACGTCTTGAAACCTGTCTTTGAAATACAATCTATATCGCAGATCTCTCCGTTGAATTCACTCAACGTTTCGCCGGTTGTATCTATGAATTTTTTAAAGTTAAAATCTTTTGGCGCCGAGACACCTATCATCATGGAAATGACAACTCTGTGCTCTGGATTTATTATCGCAGGGTATTCGATGTCGTTTGCCAAAAAAAAGGGAATATTCTCTGATTTCTCGATCAGGGGGAGCGGCTGAAAATTGCTTTCTTCTTCTTTTAAATCAAGATCTGACAGTATCTCTTTTGAAGGGCCTTTTATGATCGAAAAACGCTTGTCTTTCCAATAGAAATTTTTGTGTTCAAAATCATCAATGATAAGAGCGGTTTTAACGCTAGTATTGATTTCTGGAAAAACCTTTTTGTACTTATCCAACCTCTCTTTAAGAAGTTTTCTTATTATACTTACTGTGTATTCTGATGTTTTGGAAAAGGGCAGGGAAACAAGTACAGAATCTCCCGCAGCGTTTATGAACTGTCCGCCTAATGCTTGTGAAGTCTGAATAAAAAGACCGTATAGCACATTAACGAAACTGGCGATTTCTTCAAGCCCTTCTTTCCCTCTCTTCGATAGGGTTGCAACAAGTTTGGTGAAGCCTGATATATCGGCATAGAGAAGCGATGATTTGTGTCTGTATTTTTCATCTGATTGCATGTTAGAAGATTTTCAATTTCACGGCTGCTTTTTGGGCGAAACGCGATGCGTGACGCAAAAGAATGTTGAACGGAGATTCTAAATATTTGTCCCACTTCAGGCTCTTTTCGAGAAAAACATTTTTACCTGTCAGCTCGAACAGTTTCCATGTGAGAAGAACATGATATTTGTGATAGTCTAAATTGGCAATCGGTCTATGTTTGAAAAGAGAGTAGTACGTCCAAAAACCCGTGTCGTAAAGGCTGATATTATTTTCCAGTGATAAAACCAACTCATCTTTTAATGTATGAAATTGCCTGTCTTTAATCAACTCGCATACATCGAACAGACCTAATAAAGAAACAATCATACCATTCAAAACCAGACTTTTGGGATCGGATGCATATTCTTCCAGAGCGACCGAGCCGTCAGGAAACTCTGAACGGACTCCTCCTTGTTTTACGGTATAAAAGAACGGTTTTATGGCTTCAGAAGAAGCTTCCAAAAAACTGACTTGTCCTGTAATTTCATAAGCTCTTGTGAAAACAGATGAAGCCCTTCCCTGCGCCATCGCCGAAATCCAGGGCGGTTTCAAATTCATATGACCGAGAGGAAAATCGAATTCAAAAATCAAACCTTTTTTGCAGGATTTTCCTTTTTTAAAAAGCCATGAGCTGATTCTGATGAATTCGTCGAGGTGTTTTTGATTTTTTTTCAAAAGGTATACCTGCAAGTTGTAAAGTGCGTAATGGCAGATGAATATTACATTGTATTCAACCCCCCATGAGTATTTATACATCGGAATGTTTTCCGAGTCGAAAACGAAGTTTTCGTACATACCTTCTCTGACGTCTTTGAAACCCAGATCAATGTGATAAGGCGTGGGTAAATTACTCATTGGAGATGATTTTTAAAATAATTTTCAACCTAACAAACCGTTTTCCCTGAAACTGTAAGCTTTTTTTTCCGTGACTATAATATGATCCAAAAGACTTATTTCTATTCCGGATAGAATTTTTTCAATCTTTTCGGTGAGTATGACATCTGCCTGAGAAGGTTCCGGGTTTTGTGACGGATGGTTGTGAATGAGTATAACCGAAGAAGCTTTTTTCAAAAGGGCTCTTTCCATGATTTTTCGAGGATATACATCAGCTTGACCAACCGTGCCCTCCGAGACAGTGAAAAGTTCAAGGACTGACCCGGCGTTGTTTAAAAAAATCGAATACACATGTTCGTCTTTAAGGCTGCCGATTGAGGGGCAGAGATTTTTTTCAATTTCGTCAACTGCGTCTTTTGAATTTCTAATTTTCTTTGTTTTTATGTTCTGTTTTAAAGCTCTTTTGTAACATTCAGCG encodes:
- a CDS encoding RadC family protein, with amino-acid sequence MKSSKSNPDKHRQGHRKRLRDQYLSEGIDSLSDTDIVELLLTVGRPRQDMRPQAKEILKQFKTLHEVFNADKEDLISFSGVKEHAAFGILFTAECYKRALKQNIKTKKIRNSKDAVDEIEKNLCPSIGSLKDEHVYSIFLNNAGSVLELFTVSEGTVGQADVYPRKIMERALLKKASSVILIHNHPSQNPEPSQADVILTEKIEKILSGIEISLLDHIIVTEKKAYSFRENGLLG